Sequence from the Stenotrophomonas sp. 364 genome:
TTTCATCGCCGCTGCCCACCGCGTGGGTGAGGATCATGGCGATGCCGCCGTACAGCGGGAACTGGATGAGCACGCCGGTGGTGCTGGGCACGGCCTTGGCCACGGCGTTGAGGAAGCTGCGCGGGCGCCAGTGCAGCAGCAGGCCCAGCGAAATGAACAGGAAGTTGTAGGTGTTGAGGTTGGCGATGGCGCTCACCAGCGGCTTGTTGGCAAATTCGCCAAACAGCCAGCCGAACGCCAGCAATGAAAGCAGCACGGTGAGCAGCGGGCTGTATTCCAGCCACTCGCCCGGACGGGTGCGCGGCTGCAGCGGTTGCGGCTCGGCCTGCGCAGCACCGCCGAAGTCCCGCGCGGTGCGGGCGGTGGCCGGGCCGGGGGCGGTGAGCCAGGCGATCAGCAGCGACACCAGGATCAACGCGGCGGTGAGCGCGATGGACTGCCACAGGAAGATGGTTTCGGTGAAGGGCAGCACCCCGGTGATCTCCACCAGCCCCGGCGGCATGCTGGCCGGATTGGCCTGCAGCTGGGCGGCCGAGGAACTCAGGCCCATCGCCCACACAGCACCCAGGCCAAGGTAGGCCGAGGCACCCGCGGCGCGGTAGTCCATGTTCAGGTCCTCGCGGCGCGCCAGCGCGCGCACCAGCAAGCCGCCGAACACCAGCGAGAAGCCCCAGCTGAGCAGCGAGGCCAGCATGCTCACCAGGCCCACGTACACCACCGCGCCACGGCCGGTGCGCGGCACCCGTGCCAGCTGGTCGATGAAGCGCGCCACGATGGGCGCGGTGGCCAGGGCGTAGCCGCCGATGACCACGAAGGCCATCTGCATGGTGAAGGGGATGAGGCTCCAGAAGCCTTCGCCGAAGGCACTGGCGGTGGCCTGCGGGGTGGCGCCGAAGCCGATGGCGGCCGCCGCCACGATGACTACGCCGAGCACGGCGAACACGTAGGCGTCGGGGAACCATTTTTCCGCCCACGCGGCCGAGCGCAGTGCTGCGCGCGCCATCCAGCCGTCTTGTGCTGCTGTCGACGTGGCCATCGCCCTACCCTCCCAGGTGATTCAGATGGGGAGCAGTGTGTGGGTTGGGTGGCGGGCTGTCAGTCGCCTATTGGTCGTAGGGGCGAGGTGCGGGGTGGTGGCTGCGGGGCGGCGCCTTGGGATGGTCGGGAGCCGGCCAGCGGCCGGCACTACCGGGGCATGGGCGGCTCGACCGGCCGGTTGGCCCCGACTGTTGGTCGGGGCGCCTTAATGAAACGCCAAGGCCGCGGCGATACCGGCGAACAGGGTGGCGCCCACCCAGTTGTTGTGCAGGAAGGCCTTGAAGCAGGCATCGCGCTCGCGTTTGCGGCAGATCATGAACTGGTAGGCGATCAGCAGCGCGGCCACGCCCACCGACATCCAGTACGCCGCGCCCAGGCCGGCGCGCAGGCCCACCAGGCTCATGGTGCCCAGGAACAGGGTGAACAGGATGCCCTGGATGACCAGGTCCAGGTCGCCGAACAGGATGGCCGTGGAATGAGAACCCATCTTGAGGTCGTCGTCGCGGTCCACCATGGCGTACCAGGTGTCGTAGGCGGTGGACCACAGGATGTTGGCGCCATACAGCAGCCAGCCCACCACCGGCACTTCGCCCTGCACGGCGGCGAACGCCATCGGGATGCCCCAGCCGAAGGCCATGCCGAGGTACACCTGCGGCAGGTGGGTGTAGCGCTTGAGGTAGGGGTAGCTGGCGGCCAGGAAGATGCCGATGAAGCTCAAGCCGATGGTCAGCCGGTTCAGGGTGAGCACCAGCGCGAAGGCGACCAGCATCAGCCCGGCGAACAGCAGCAGCGCCTCGCGCCCGGACACCCGCCCACTGGCCAGCGGGCGGTCCTTGGTGCGCTTGACGTGCGGGTCCAGCCAGCGGTCGGCGTAGTCGTTGATGACGCAGCCGGCCGAACGCGTCAGCCAGACCCCGGCACTGAACACGAACAGGGTCCACAGCGGCGGCAGGCCACCGGCGGCCAGCCACAATGCCCACCAGGTGGGCCACAGCAGCAGCAGGGTGCCGATCGGGCGATCGGCGCGCATCAGTTTCCAGTACTGGCCCCAACGCGACGGTGGGGGACCGTCGGGGGCTTCAAAACGTTCGTAAGCCATGCGCAAAGGATACCGCCAAGCCCCGTCGCGAGCGTTGCCGTGCCGGGCAATTGAACAGGGGGCAGACCTGCGCCGCGTTTACCGCTAGAATGCTCCTCCCGCGCCATCACGGCGTACGGCGGCCAGCACCGGCGCCCGGGACTGCAGGACACAACGCGCTCGTAGCTCAGCCGGATAGAGTAGTGGCTTCCGAAGCCATTGGTCGGGGGTTCGAATCCCTCCGGGCGCACCATCCTTGCCTTGTGGCCCATCGCCACATCCCCCTGAACGTCCCGAACCCTGCCCTGCGTCGCAGCCATTGCGATACCTGCAGCCCAGCGTGGATGGCCCGCGTTTCTGGGACACTTCGGCCATGAAACGATCGCATGCGTGGCAACACCACGGCACCGTGTCGCTCTGGCGTTATCGGGACAACCTGCGCAACTATCCGGGCTGGCACATCGGCGCCGATGCCGCCGGCTGCGCGTCGATGCTGGCATTGTTGGATGCGCTGGCGCTGGACGGCCCGGGCGCGACGCGGACGCTGCAGCTCTCTCCGCCCAGCCCTGCGCAGTTGGCCGTGCCGAACAACCGCGATGCACGTTGGGACGCCCAGACATCGTTACGGTTGACGGTCGATGAGGATGTCGCGTTCTGGCAGTGGGAAGCGGACGGCGCGCGCGCCACGCTGCGGCTGGGAGAGGCCGCGATGGCGGCGCTTCGACAGGGCGTGCTGGATGTTGCCGCGGGTCGAGGCGACTACAGTGTGGGCCAGGGCGCGCAGGCGTTGTGGTTCTGGTGGGGCTGAGCCGGCGGTAATGATGTGCCGTGCGTGCGTTTTGGCGTTTGGGTGAGGTTGCTTGCAGCCACCCATGGGGTGGCTCTACCCGGAGCGCGCGCAAAGGGAACGAGGGTCGGGTACCGGACAGACTGCCGGGGCCAGGGCTAGGTCTTCCCACCTGCCTGGCAGTGGCGAAACGCGTGTGCGGTCCACGACGTCCGTGTCGTTGTTCTGTCCGGTGTCCCGGTTGAAACGGTCAGGCGGTGAGCAGGTCCTTGAAGCGGGCCAGCGAGGCCATGTGGAAATGCACCAGCGCCAGCCAGCCCTGGCGGTGCCAGGCCAGCACGGTGGCGTCGGGGAGTGCGGCGAAGCGTTCGGCGTCAATCAGCTGGAAGCCGAGCAGGCTGGACTGGCGGCCGTCGGGATGCACGACGTCGGCCTGGCGTTCCACCAGCACGCCGGCAGTGACCAGCGCGGCGCTGAAGGCGGCCGTGGCGGTGGCATCGCGGGTGAACGCCTCGCAGAACGCCAGGGCCTGGCGGGTGAGCGCGCTGGGCTGGCCGTCGGCGTCGAACAGGGACTGGCCTTCGTCGCCGCAGGTGCGCAGCATCGGGGCGTCGGCGTCGATGGCCAGCACATGGCCGTTCGGCTCGGTCGTGCGGGCGAATACGAACGGATACCGGCGCACATACGCGGGCACGTAGGTGCCGGTTTGCCAGTGGTCGGCGACCACGAAGCGGTTGTGTTCGGCCTGCAGGCCGAGCACGGCAACCGGGGCGGCGTCAGCGCCGACGAACACCAGCGGGTAATCGCGGGCGGCCGCGGCGAATTCGCCGATGACCAGCGGAACGGCATGGCTTGCGGCGGCGAACGCGGCATCGCCGGGCAGCAGGCGCCAGTGCGCGTGCTCGTGCGATGAGAGCACCACCGGGGTGCGGTACAGCGGCGGGGAGGCCGGCGCGGCGGCGTCGGCTTCGATGGCATCGGGCCCGGCCTGGTCGGGCGCATCAGGCAGCGGGTGCAGGGTGTCGTCAGTGGTCATGGGGTATCCAGCAGGGAAACGGCCGGCGCGGGCGCACCGGCCAACAGGTCAGAAGCCAGCGTTCACTTCGAGCTGGAAGACGTCGATGGACTGCGGCGCGCCGGTTACTTCCTTGGCCGCCATCCAGCGGCCGGTCAGCCACACGTTCTTGTCAAACATGTAGGAGCTGCCCAGGTAGTAACCCTTGGCATTGGTGCCGCCCAGGTGGAAGTTGGAATCGTTGTAGGCGTCGGGCAGCGCATCGGCTTCCAGGCGCTTGTAGCCCAGCCACACGTTCCAGTCGCCGGCCTGCTTGAGCGCCAGCTGGCCGAAGGTGGCCTGCGCCATGTAGGCCATGTCACCGCTCTGGATGTCCTGCGGGCCGGCCACGCCGTTGGCGGCCGCGCCCAGGTTGGTGACGATGCCGCCTTGCGCGCGCGACCACATGCGGTTGCGGTCGAAGGCGAGGTTCTTGATGCCATGGCCTTCCACGCGCAGCGCGTAACCGGCGAAGGTGGGGGTTTCCCAGGCCAGGTTGAGGTCCAGCAGTTCGAATTCGGAGGCCAGGCCCACGTACTGCGGCATCGGGGTGTTGGCCGGGTCGAGCGGATCGAGCGCGATGTTCCGCAGCAGCATCAGCGTGTTGCCCTTCTGCATGAAGGCCGGGCGCGACCAGTCGCTGCTGCAGTGGTCGGCACCGGCGTACAGCGCGCAGGGCTGGGAGTACTCGCCGGCGATGTTGCGGAAGTCGAAGTAGCCCACCGCGGCGCGCAGCTTCTGCTGGTCGCCGAACTGCCAGTCGGCGCCCACCTGCACGCCGTTGAGCCACTTGTTCTCGCTCTTCATCTTGGTCTGGCTGGTGTTGGGGAAACCGTCGGACGAATACTCCAACGGGGTCAGGCCCAGCGTGGCGAACAGCGACAACCCCTCGCCGCCCAGCGGGTGGGCGTACTTGAAGGCCAGGCCGTCGAAGTTGAGGTCGTTGGAGAACAGCGTGTCGGTGGACCAGTACGGGTTGCCGAAGCGGCCGCCGATGATGTCCAGGCCCTGCACCGGTGTGTAGGACAACCAGGCCTGGTCGAGCCAGGCGTCCTTCTTGGCCAGGCCGCCGCCCAGGGTCTGGGTGGACGACACCGGGCCGTTGTCATTGCCGGTGGCCAGGCGCACGCCGGCACGGGTGTGCTCGCCCAGCTCGGCCACCACGCCCAGGCGCGCGCGAATGCGCCAGGAGTTGTTCCGGTCTTCGCGGGTGTTGCGCAGCGGCGGCAGGCCCAGGTTGGTGTTGCCGTTGACGTCATAACCGTTGCTGGCATTGATCCGCGCCCAGTCCACTTCGATGTCGCTGTTGCGGTCCGAATACAGGCGGCTTTCATTGCGCACGCGCACGTCGCCCTGCACGCGCAGGCGCTGGGTCCAGTCGGGCACCTGGTCCGGTGCGGCCCAGCCTTCGGCCTTTGCCTGGGCCATCACGCTGGTCTTGAGCTCCTCGCGGATCTCATCACGCACGGTCTGCGGGATGTACGGTACCCGCACGTCGCCGGGCTGCGCGGCGATGGCACCGGTGGCTGCGGCCGGGCGCGCCACGGCGGCTTCGCGCTGGGCTTCCAGCAGCAGCGCCTGGCCCGCCTCGGGCTTGAGCGCGCCGCTGTCGATCAGGCCGCGGATCAGCTTGATCATCGTGCTTTCGCCGCTGCCGTCCTGGGCATGGGCGGCACCGCTGGCCAGCACCAGCACGACACCGGCGGCGAGGGCGGAACGGCGCAGGCCCAGCAGCGCGGCGGAATAGGTTGAACGGGTCATCAGCTTGCTCGCAGAAAAAGGAAAGTCGGGAAGAAGGAGGCGGCCGCGCCTAGCCGGCCGGGCGCCGGCCCTGCACCAGCACGCGCGCCGGGAAATCCAGCGACGCCGGCGGGCGCTCGTCGATACGGCCCACCGCGCGGATGGCCTGCAGCACGCGTTCGTCGGCCTCGGGGTTGCCGCTGCCACGCAGCAGTTCCACCCGCGTGACCGCACCGGTCGGGTCCAGCCAGATGTTGACGGTGAGCTGGAACGACAGCCGGCGAACCTGCTCGTCGCGTGCGACGGCCTGCTGCAGCACGTAGCCCAGGTAGCGCCCGTACGTGCCGTTGCCGGCGCCACCGCCACCGGTGCCACTGCGGCCACCGCCGCTGCCGGACTGGATGCCGAAACTGTCGGTGCCGGCCTGCGCGGTGGCGTCCATGGTCACCGGGTCGGCGGTGTCCGGGGTGGGCGCTTCCTCGGTGGGCTTGGGCACCTCGTCCAGCGGCTCCGGTTCGGGCATGACCTCTTCGGGCTTGGGTTCGGGCTCGGGCGCCGGTTCCGGCGGTGGCGGGGGCGGCGGTGGGGGCAGCATCACCATCGGCACCTCCACCTGCGGGCGGCGGGTACTGGCGGTGTCCTTGAACAGCAGCAGCCATGCCAGCAGCGCGAGCAGCGCGATGCCGGCCAGCAGCGCGGCCAGCGGCCACCAGCGCTGCCAGCCGGCCGCGCCGCGTGCACGGGGATTGAGTGCAGTCACGCCATCACCCCTGTGGTTTGCCGGTCACCAGGCCAACCTGGTTGAGGTCGATCCGGCGCAGCAGGTCGAGAACCTCCACCACGCGTGCGTACTGCACCTGGGCGTCGCCGCGCACGATCACCGGGAAGTCGGGAGTGAGCGCCTTCTCGGTGCGCAGGCGGTCTTCCAGCTCGGCCAGGCTCACCGGGTAGGCGTCGAGGAAGATCTGCCCGGCGTTGTCGACGGTGATCGCCCTGGTCTTCGGCTTTTCCAGCGCCATGCTGGAGCTGGCCTTGGGCAGGTTGACCTGGATTCCCGGAATGGAGGCGTTGCTGGTGAGGATGAAGATCACCAGCACCACCAGCAGCACGTCGACGAACGGGGTGACGTTGATGCCCTTTTCGCGCTTCTTGATGCCGAACCGTTTTGCCCTGGCCATGGTCGTGCGCCTCAGGCCTGGACCGGACGCGCGACGGCGGCCGGTGCGCTGCGGTCGAACTCTTCGGCCAGGCGCGCGGTGAACTCGTCAACGAATACCGACATGTCCGCGGCAATGGCTTCGGCACGCGAGGCCAGCCAGTTGTAGCCAAACAGCGCCGGGATCGCCACGCCCAGGCCGGCCGCGGTGCACAGCAACGCGGCGGCCATGCCGGGCGCAACGGAGTTGATGTCCACCGCACCGGCCATCGCCGCCACCACGAACACCAGCATGATGCCGATCACCGTGCCGAACAGGCCGATGTACGGCGCGCCTTCGATGGTGGTGGACAGCCAGTTCATGCGCTTGGACATGCGCTCGGTTTCACGGGTGACTTCGGCGTCCATCGAGGCGCGGATGGAGGTGATGGCCGCGGCGGTGAGGCCGTGGTGGTGCGAGCCGCGCCCGTCCATTTCTTCCATGGCGATGCGATACAGCCGCCACAGGGTGGAGCTGTCGCGGATCTGCGGCGCCAGCGTGCCGGTGCGCTCCAGCTCCTGCAGCGAGGCCACCGGTGCGCCGGTGACCTTGCGGTACTGCACGGTGAAGGCCTCGTTGGCCTTGGCGACGATGCCGAAGTAGCGGCTCTTGGTGATCATGATGGCCCACGACAGCAGCAGCATCAGGCCAAGCATCGCCACCACCACCCAGGCGTCGACCGGCATCGCCTTGAGGATGAAACCGAAGTGGCTGACCCCGGCGGACTGTTCGTCTTCACCGAAGGCCACCAGGCGCGATTCGGCGCCCTGCGCACTGGCATCGGCCAGCAGCAGCGTGGCCGGGCGGGCCACCTTGGACACGCGTACTTCGTCGATGTCACCCAGGAACGGCTGGGCCATGGCCACCGCTGCGGTGGCACCCGCAGCCGGGGCCACGTCGGCGCCCAACAGCGCCTCACCGGCCAGCGCCGGCAGGCTGGCCTCGATGCGGGTGGCCTCGCGGCCGCCCACGTACAGCACCACCGCGCCATCGCTGGCGGTTACCGCCAGGTGCGCCCACTGCCCCGCCGCCAGCGCCGGCACCGGTTGGCTGCGCTGCTGGTTGACGCGCACGTAGGGCACGCCGTTGTCGAGGCCGATGATCAACACGTTGTCGCCTTCGCGGCGGCTGTAGACGGCCTGGTCCGGGCCGAGCTGGGCCGGCTTGATCCACGCCGAGACGGTCATCGCGCCGTTGGCGGCGATGGCCAGCGACGGCGAACCGGGCAGGTGCAGCGGCTGGCCGGCCAACTGCGCACCGCGCCCGATGATGGCGCCGTCGGCGGCCTTGAACGGGCCGCTGGGGTGGTTGACGTAGGCGGTGGTGTCGCGCGGCTCGTTGCCTTCGGCAAAGTGGTACACGGCGCTGTAGTCCGGGTCGAACACGCGCTGGCCGTTGCCCGCCGCCGGTGCACCGGCGTTGCCGTAGTACATCCACAGGGTCTGCGGCGCGGTGCCGCTGATGGCCGGCACGTCCACCCAGATCAGGGCCATGCCCAGGCTGGCGTCGTACTGCTCCACCTGGTGGTTGAGCACGGTGCGCCCGTCGGCACCGATGAAGCGGATGTCGCTGCCGCCGTCGGCCACGCCGTCGAAGGCGAAGTTGCCGGTGTGCAGGCGCACCAGCACGGGGGTGCGGCCGAGGTTGCCGCCGAGCGCGGCGCCGTTGGGGCCGGCGTCCACGGTGATGGGCTTGCGGTACTTCCAGTCGGCCTGCCACCACGGGGTATCGGCACGGGCGGTGCCGAGCGCGCACATGCTCAGGCAGAACAACAACAGGGCAAGAAGGCGTTGCATGGGAAATATCTCCGGGGAAGTCGGGGGTCGGGCTCAGTAACTGGCGCCGACGCTCAGGTGCAGTCGGTTCGCGCCCTTGGTGGTGGTGGGGCCATCGCTGAGCGTGTGGCCGTAATCCAGGCGCAGGTTGAAGTGTTCGCTGATGCGCAGGCTGCTGCCCAGGCCGGCGGCGGACATCCAGCTGCTGTCGGCCTGCTCGGGCAGCGGCCGGCGCAGGCCCAGCCAGGCGCCATCGACGAAGGCGTACAGGCGCCAGTCCTGCAGGCCCCACAGCGCGAACGGGCGGGTGCGCCATTCCAGCGTGGCCAGCGCGCCGTAGTCGCCAATGCCTTCGGCCGAGCGGTAGCCGCGCGTGGTGTACATGCCGCCGGCGGCGAACTGCTCGCCGGAGACCAGCGGCTGGTCGGTCATCTGCGCGGAGATGCGCGCGAACCACTGCGCCCCGCTGTCCAGGGTGTAGGTATCGCTGAGGTCCAGCTTGAGCGCGAAGAAGCTGGAATCGGCGTAGGCGCGCTTCCAGTCGAACTCGTCGTCGCTGCTGCCGTAGCCGAGCAGGCTGCGCGCGCCGAACACGGCCTGCAGCGCCACGCTCAGCTGGTGTTTGTCGCCCTGGCGGAAGCCGCTGTAGCCCAGCGTCAGCGGTGCGTACTTGAGCGGTGCGAAGTCGGACGCCTGGCCCACCATGGCCACCGATTCGTCCAGGTCCTTGAAGTCGATGCCGGCCGACAGCTGGTGCCACCACACGCCGGTCATCGGCAGGCTGTGGTTGAGCTTGATGCCCAGCGCATGGCCCTTGCCGGTGACGTTGGTCTGGCCGCTGGAGACCACGTTGCTGTCGGAGCGGTAGCCGGAGAATTCCAGCATCCAGTCCGGGCTGCCCAGCGGCAGGCCGTAGGACGCCGACAGCACGTTGGCCTGGTCCAGGTCCTGCGGGGCGGCGAAGAAGGTCAGCGAGGCGGTGTGGTCTTTCTGCCACAGGTTGTCGTGGCCGATGCTGACGATGCTGCGCAGCGGCTCGGTGTCCACGCTGTGGTCGTTGTTGACGGTGGCGCTGAACCGCCAGGGCGTCTTGTCGTCGACCTTCAGCTCCACGTCCATGGTGCCGTCGGCGGTGCCCTGTTTGACCAGCGGCACCACCTGGCGCTTGCCGCCGCGGTTGAGTTCGGTGAGTTCGCGCTGCGCACCGTCGAAATCGGGCACCTGGCCCGGCTGCAACGCCGGTACGCGTTCGCGCAGGCGCGCGGCGTCGTTGTAGCGCGCGCCCACCACGTTGACCTGGCCCACGCGGGTTTCGGTCACCTGCAGGATCACCACGCCGCCGCTGACCTGCTGCTCGGGCAGGTCGACGTAGACCGACTGGTAGCCCTTGCGCTGGTACGCCGCCTGCAGTGCCAGCCGCGCGGCGTCCACGTCCTGCAGGGTGCGGTCGGGGCCCAGGTGCGGGGTGACCGCGCGCTCGATGTCGCGTGCATCCAGCACGCTGTTGCCGCGCACCAGGTACTCGTTGATGGTGACGCGCGCAGCGGCCGGCGCTTCGTTCGCAGCGGGCGTAGCCGGGGTGGCGGCCGCCGGTGCCTGCTGGGCAGTGGCCAGCGGCATCACGCACAGCAGGCACAGCGGCAGCGGCGACCAGGCCATCGCCTTGGGGGTTGAAGACATCAGGAGCTTCTCACTGCGGAAGAGGGAGGGAACACGCGCTGCGGTGGCCGCGATGGTGCGCAACGCGGGTAACACCGGCGTTGCACGCGCAAGGCAGTTGCGGCGCGTTGGCCGCACCGGGCCGTGGCCACGCGCGGGGGCCGTGGAAATGTCGGGCGTCATGCTCACTGCCGTTGCGTGCCCGGGGCTGCCATGCGCGCACGTTGCTCGGCGCTGAGTTCGCCCATGCCCACCACCTGCACCACGCTGTCGGGGTCGTAGCGGTCGTCGCCCTTGGCCGGGGTAACGCTGCTGGTCTCCTCGCCAAAGCCCAGCACCTGCACGCTGATGGTGGACGGCTGCGCCTGGCGCGTTTGCCGCTTGACCATGTCCTGCGCAGCCTGCACGGCGTTGTTGGCCGCCGCACTGGCCGAGGTCAGTGCGTTGACGTTCACCGCCGCCACCATCGGAATGCCCACGGCCTTGCCCTGCACCTGGATGTTGTCGGCGTTGAGCACCTGCAGCGCGGCCAGGTTGACGTTGCCGGAGACACGGATGCCCGCTTCGCCTGCATCGATGGTGCCCAGCGGTGCGATCAGGTCGATGTCGCCCGGGGCGATCTCCGGGATCGGGTTAAGGGTGGCGATGCCGGCACCGGTGGTGGGCGTGTTCGGCGACAGGCTGACGTTGCCCACGCTGTCGTAGACGCGGCGCTGCGGGGTGTAGACCACGGTGGTCTTGCTGCCGCGTCCGGCGTTGATGTCGCCCTCTGCCGACCAGGCCAGCACGTTGCCACCGAAGGTGGTGAAGATGCGGCTCTGGCCCAGCAGCAGGCTGCCGCGCGCATAGATGTTGATATCACCCTCGCCCTGGGTGAGCACGCCCGAACCCGGCCCCGGCACGAACCCGCCGTCGACACCGACCAGCGCGCGCCCGCCGGGCACCAGCAGGCTGATGTCGCCACCGAAATCGGTATGGATGCCGGCATCGTTGACCCGGTAGAACGGCAGCCCTTCGCTGGGGCGACCGGCGGCGATCCACTCGGCTTCGGTCACGTAGCGCTTGCCCGGCAGCGGGCGGCGGGTGGCCACCACGTCGCCGGTCTTCTCGAAGTACAGGGCGCTGCTGAACATGGTGAGGTCGCCGCGGTAGGCGATCTCGCTGCCCTTGGCATCCTTGGCCGGCAGCAGCGTGGCGATGGCTTCGCGGCCGCGCAGGTAGCTGCCCTCGCGCGGGCCGTCCACGTCGGTGTACTCGCGGCCGCCGGCCTTGAGTTCGGCGTAGTACACGTTGCGCAGGAAGGCGCTCTGCTGTTCGGCCGGCAGCTGCGCGAAGAACGCCTGGGCGTCCATGCTGGCCGCGTCGAAATGCAGGCCCCGACCATTGGCACCGCCGAAGCGGGCGGTAAGCCAGTTCACCAGATGCAGCTGGCTGTCCTGCTTGAACTCCCGGGCCAGGTCGCGGTTGGCCGCGCCGGTGCCGCCGCTGGCGGTGGCCGCATCGCGCGCCTGGTCCAGCGTCTGCTGCTGTTGTGCGAGGAACGCGGCGGCACCGGCCTCGTCGCCGCCGTAACCGAATTCGGTCTTCAGCCACTGCGCCAGCGAGGTGGCACCGCCATACACACGCACCACCTTGCCGGCCTGTTCGCCCAGCGCGCGGTTGGGATCGGCCAGGTTGGCCGCGTCCAGGTAGCGCGCGGCGAAGCCGGTCCAATCCGCACCGTGCGGGCCGACGCCGGCAGCCACGGCAATGGCGGCCCCGCTGCTGCGGTCACCGGCGCCCCCGTTGGCGACCGGGCCCAGGCTGCGCAGTTCGCCCTTGTCGGCCATGTACAGGTCACGGCCGGCACTGATGTCCAGCAGGCCGGGGCCGGCGATGTAGAAGGTGCTGAAGCGGATGTCGCGGCCGGCCTGCACCACCGACACGTCGTCGGCGCTGGTATGTACGATCAGGTTGCCGCGCGCGGTGCCGGCGCCGATGAAGGTCGGTTTGGGCGCGGCCGTGGGGTCGCCGCCCTTGAGCTGGCCGAACCAGCCCAGTGCGCCATCGTTGTTGCCGTACACCATACCCACGTTGTCCAGCGCGCCCAGTGGCGTGCCCGAATTGACGATGTCACGCCCGGCCCGGATGGCGACCGCGCCGCCACCGTCGTACCAGGTGGTGGTGTCGGTCCGGACGGCACCATTGCTCAGCACGTTGTTGGTGGTGGTGACGATGCTGCCGGTGCGCAGGCCCACCAGGTCACCGGTGAGCGCGTAGTAGCGCGACGGCACCTGGCCCACGTACACGTGGCCCGATACGGTGGGGGCGGTGAACGCGAACAAGGGATAGGCCTGTGCCGAACTGCTGGGGTCGTTGCCAGACAGCAGCACGCTGGGCGCCAGGCCGGTGGGGCTGACGTTGTGGATGAACCGGCGGCCGTACCAGACCGCGTCGGCCAGGCCCACGAAGCCGGGATTGAACGGGCTGGGCAACGCGGACGGGTCGGCGCCGGACACACCCAGACCGGTGCCGTTGGCATAGATCGAGCCGGCCGCGAGCAGTTCCAGCTGGCCGGTGCCGCGTGCGGTGAACACATCGTCCACCGGCGACGGCGCCAGCACCACGCCGGCCACGAAGTTCTCGTTGTTGGTGCCCTGGGTCGGCGCGGTGCGCGGGGTGCCGTAGTAGATGCTGCCGCTGGCGGCGGTAGCGCGCAGCACCGACGGGTACACATGGTTGCCGTCGGTGGCCTGGGCGTCGGTGCGGGTGTTGCGGTCGAGCATGGCCAGCGACGGGGTGAGGTTGCCACCGGCGGCCATCAGGTCCACTGCCGTGGATGGCGTCCACAGCGAGAACCAGCTCCAGCCGCCATCCTGGTAGGCCGTGCCATCCACGCTGAAGGGCGTGCCGTTGTTGAACTGGG
This genomic interval carries:
- a CDS encoding TIGR00366 family protein produces the protein MATSTAAQDGWMARAALRSAAWAEKWFPDAYVFAVLGVVIVAAAAIGFGATPQATASAFGEGFWSLIPFTMQMAFVVIGGYALATAPIVARFIDQLARVPRTGRGAVVYVGLVSMLASLLSWGFSLVFGGLLVRALARREDLNMDYRAAGASAYLGLGAVWAMGLSSSAAQLQANPASMPPGLVEITGVLPFTETIFLWQSIALTAALILVSLLIAWLTAPGPATARTARDFGGAAQAEPQPLQPRTRPGEWLEYSPLLTVLLSLLAFGWLFGEFANKPLVSAIANLNTYNFLFISLGLLLHWRPRSFLNAVAKAVPSTTGVLIQFPLYGGIAMILTHAVGSGDETLAHRLSSLFVHIATADTFALVMGVYSAVLGFFVPSGGGKWIIEAPYVMQAANELKAHLGWAVQVYNAAEALPNLINPFWMLPLLGVLGLKARDIVGFTFIQLLVHIPLVLGLLWLLGMTLTYVPPVMP
- the ubiA gene encoding 4-hydroxybenzoate octaprenyltransferase — encoded protein: MAYERFEAPDGPPPSRWGQYWKLMRADRPIGTLLLLWPTWWALWLAAGGLPPLWTLFVFSAGVWLTRSAGCVINDYADRWLDPHVKRTKDRPLASGRVSGREALLLFAGLMLVAFALVLTLNRLTIGLSFIGIFLAASYPYLKRYTHLPQVYLGMAFGWGIPMAFAAVQGEVPVVGWLLYGANILWSTAYDTWYAMVDRDDDLKMGSHSTAILFGDLDLVIQGILFTLFLGTMSLVGLRAGLGAAYWMSVGVAALLIAYQFMICRKRERDACFKAFLHNNWVGATLFAGIAAALAFH
- a CDS encoding SapC family protein is translated as MTTDDTLHPLPDAPDQAGPDAIEADAAAPASPPLYRTPVVLSSHEHAHWRLLPGDAAFAAASHAVPLVIGEFAAAARDYPLVFVGADAAPVAVLGLQAEHNRFVVADHWQTGTYVPAYVRRYPFVFARTTEPNGHVLAIDADAPMLRTCGDEGQSLFDADGQPSALTRQALAFCEAFTRDATATAAFSAALVTAGVLVERQADVVHPDGRQSSLLGFQLIDAERFAALPDATVLAWHRQGWLALVHFHMASLARFKDLLTA
- a CDS encoding biopolymer transporter ExbD, which encodes MARAKRFGIKKREKGINVTPFVDVLLVVLVIFILTSNASIPGIQVNLPKASSSMALEKPKTRAITVDNAGQIFLDAYPVSLAELEDRLRTEKALTPDFPVIVRGDAQVQYARVVEVLDLLRRIDLNQVGLVTGKPQG
- a CDS encoding energy transducer TonB; translated protein: MTALNPRARGAAGWQRWWPLAALLAGIALLALLAWLLLFKDTASTRRPQVEVPMVMLPPPPPPPPPEPAPEPEPKPEEVMPEPEPLDEVPKPTEEAPTPDTADPVTMDATAQAGTDSFGIQSGSGGGRSGTGGGGAGNGTYGRYLGYVLQQAVARDEQVRRLSFQLTVNIWLDPTGAVTRVELLRGSGNPEADERVLQAIRAVGRIDERPPASLDFPARVLVQGRRPAG
- a CDS encoding putative porin, coding for MTRSTYSAALLGLRRSALAAGVVLVLASGAAHAQDGSGESTMIKLIRGLIDSGALKPEAGQALLLEAQREAAVARPAAATGAIAAQPGDVRVPYIPQTVRDEIREELKTSVMAQAKAEGWAAPDQVPDWTQRLRVQGDVRVRNESRLYSDRNSDIEVDWARINASNGYDVNGNTNLGLPPLRNTREDRNNSWRIRARLGVVAELGEHTRAGVRLATGNDNGPVSSTQTLGGGLAKKDAWLDQAWLSYTPVQGLDIIGGRFGNPYWSTDTLFSNDLNFDGLAFKYAHPLGGEGLSLFATLGLTPLEYSSDGFPNTSQTKMKSENKWLNGVQVGADWQFGDQQKLRAAVGYFDFRNIAGEYSQPCALYAGADHCSSDWSRPAFMQKGNTLMLLRNIALDPLDPANTPMPQYVGLASEFELLDLNLAWETPTFAGYALRVEGHGIKNLAFDRNRMWSRAQGGIVTNLGAAANGVAGPQDIQSGDMAYMAQATFGQLALKQAGDWNVWLGYKRLEADALPDAYNDSNFHLGGTNAKGYYLGSSYMFDKNVWLTGRWMAAKEVTGAPQSIDVFQLEVNAGF